A genomic region of Nitrospirota bacterium contains the following coding sequences:
- a CDS encoding thioredoxin family protein, which produces MPLAAWRTHPARRYLPATLAILGIAAAPFALIALLGESTSSSVAPEIVGIQSWINSEPLTLAGLRGKVVLVDFWTYTCINCLRTIPHLNGWYRRYRDDGLVVVGIHSPEFAFERDPERVKRETARLGITYPVAVDSEKKTWGAYRNQYWPHKYLIDRGGNIRFTQIGEGGYVETESHIRTLLAEDGRTIDPLMAVVNPEPVEPKAIATPEIYFGSYFGQFLGNPLGLRSLGEAVYSEPARIEPNLFYLVGAWSIGEESVTAVSSGEHRIHLKYAAKAVNFVAAAPGREIGVEVLLDGRPLDPDEQGADVVRDGRGRTVVRVSEGRMYRLIDRRAGYGTHTVTLVFDRPGLQAYTFTFG; this is translated from the coding sequence ATGCCCCTCGCCGCGTGGCGCACTCATCCAGCGAGGCGATACCTCCCGGCCACGCTGGCGATTCTGGGGATCGCGGCGGCGCCCTTCGCCCTGATCGCGCTGCTGGGAGAGTCGACATCCTCGAGCGTGGCCCCGGAGATCGTGGGCATCCAGTCGTGGATCAATTCCGAGCCCTTGACCTTGGCCGGTCTGCGCGGCAAGGTGGTGTTGGTGGACTTTTGGACGTACACGTGTATCAACTGCCTGCGGACGATCCCGCATTTGAACGGATGGTACCGGCGCTACCGTGACGACGGTTTGGTGGTAGTCGGCATACACAGCCCTGAATTTGCGTTTGAGCGCGACCCCGAGCGGGTCAAGCGCGAAACCGCCCGCCTGGGAATCACCTATCCGGTGGCGGTGGATAGCGAGAAAAAAACGTGGGGCGCGTACCGCAATCAGTACTGGCCCCACAAATATCTGATCGACCGGGGGGGCAACATCCGGTTCACGCAGATCGGCGAAGGCGGCTACGTGGAAACCGAGTCCCACATCCGCACCCTGTTGGCCGAGGACGGCCGAACCATCGATCCGCTGATGGCGGTGGTGAATCCCGAACCCGTGGAACCCAAGGCCATCGCCACGCCCGAGATTTACTTCGGCTCCTATTTCGGGCAATTCTTGGGTAACCCGCTGGGGCTGCGCAGCCTCGGAGAGGCCGTGTATTCGGAGCCTGCGCGGATCGAGCCCAACCTGTTCTATCTGGTGGGCGCGTGGTCCATCGGCGAGGAGTCCGTGACCGCGGTGAGCTCGGGTGAACACCGCATCCATCTGAAGTATGCGGCCAAGGCCGTGAACTTCGTCGCGGCCGCGCCGGGGCGGGAAATCGGCGTCGAGGTCCTGCTCGACGGTCGGCCGCTCGATCCCGACGAGCAGGGTGCGGACGTGGTGCGCGACGGCCGCGGCCGCACCGTGGTGCGCGTGAGCGAGGGCCGGATGTACCGCTTGATCGATCGCCGCGCGGGCTACGGCACCCATACCGTCACGCTCGTGTTCGACCGGCCCGGGTTGCAGGCCTACACCTTCACGTTCGGATAG
- a CDS encoding DUF420 domain-containing protein: MKEWLEQPGFLSPYGTMGADLSFALAVGFTVLFLVGWRQAKQRKGQTHHVVTLWAMLAMIAYFVAYYVNRGLGALAFEGEEGFGGPPELYDTLFSPLLTFHILVVTIGLVMAVYMIVLGFRTSVRQGQTRTLTAGTPKGSGLAFSGWILLAAIVAPLLLFGIRIMFTAPTIGKFIGWVSTGLLVGLGVLAAEGVGRFLYPDGERRHRAIGTFTMILYVIALLTSTVTWVMLYVIWKPTIG, encoded by the coding sequence ATGAAAGAGTGGCTGGAACAGCCGGGCTTTTTGAGCCCGTACGGCACGATGGGCGCGGACCTGAGTTTCGCCCTGGCGGTGGGCTTCACCGTCTTGTTCCTGGTGGGGTGGCGCCAGGCAAAACAACGCAAGGGGCAGACGCACCACGTGGTGACGCTCTGGGCGATGTTGGCCATGATCGCCTATTTCGTGGCCTATTACGTGAACCGGGGGCTCGGCGCCCTCGCGTTCGAGGGCGAGGAGGGCTTCGGCGGTCCCCCCGAGCTGTATGACACCCTGTTCAGCCCGCTGCTCACGTTCCATATCCTGGTGGTGACCATCGGGTTGGTCATGGCCGTGTATATGATCGTCCTGGGGTTTCGCACCTCGGTGCGGCAGGGTCAGACCAGGACGTTGACCGCGGGCACTCCCAAGGGCTCCGGGCTCGCGTTTTCCGGATGGATCCTGTTGGCCGCGATCGTGGCGCCGTTGCTGCTGTTCGGGATCCGCATCATGTTCACGGCTCCCACGATCGGCAAGTTCATCGGTTGGGTGTCCACCGGCCTCTTGGTGGGGCTCGGGGTCCTGGCGGCCGAGGGCGTGGGCCGGTTCCTGTATCCGGACGGAGAGCGCCGCCACCGCGCCATCGGCACGTTCACCATGATCCTCTATGTGATCGCCCTGTTGACCAGCACCGTGACCTGGGTGATGTTGTACGTGATCTGGAAGCCGACCATCGGCTGA
- a CDS encoding HU family DNA-binding protein, whose product MAKAMTKSQIIDHLATRLDLPKKTVVSGLETLVTLAYKEAKNGFTLPGLGKLVLVNRKARMGRNPQTGEAIKIPAKRVVKFRVAKAAKDAILGGR is encoded by the coding sequence ATGGCTAAGGCAATGACGAAGTCGCAGATTATCGATCATCTGGCAACACGACTTGATCTTCCCAAGAAGACCGTAGTGAGCGGGCTCGAAACCCTGGTGACCCTCGCGTACAAGGAAGCCAAGAACGGATTCACGCTGCCGGGTCTCGGCAAGCTGGTATTGGTCAATCGCAAGGCGCGCATGGGGCGTAATCCCCAGACCGGGGAGGCGATCAAGATCCCCGCAAAGCGCGTGGTGAAATTCCGTGTGGCCAAGGCTGCTAAAGACGCGATCCTGGGGGGGCGGTAA
- a CDS encoding Mrp/NBP35 family ATP-binding protein: protein MTAPNDLKTILGKLQFPDDAQVMRQIVDQTLQVKLRMGRIKRKIVVMSGKGGVGKSMSTVNLALGFARKADRVGVLDVDLNGPCVPKMLGIGGKRFELTPEGALPPLGPLGIKVASMDFFLREHAPVRWKGSIELSPVWLGMLEMNVIRELLADIAWGELDILLADLPPGAAADKPPALANFLPDLDGAVIITTPSEVTTDVVRKSVLYARDVGIPVIGLIENMSGYHCPQCGHESDLFAGSVEALAAELDVPLLGKIPFDRDLSQRCDSGNPLTDSSHPMARRFDEIVQRIVDCLNFREIVAQRL, encoded by the coding sequence ATGACGGCTCCCAACGACTTAAAGACCATTCTGGGAAAACTCCAGTTTCCCGACGATGCGCAGGTCATGCGTCAGATCGTGGATCAGACGCTGCAGGTCAAGCTGCGCATGGGGCGGATCAAGCGCAAGATCGTGGTCATGAGCGGCAAGGGCGGCGTGGGCAAAAGCATGTCCACCGTCAACCTCGCGCTCGGGTTCGCACGCAAGGCCGACCGGGTCGGCGTGTTGGACGTGGACCTCAATGGCCCGTGTGTGCCCAAGATGCTGGGCATCGGGGGGAAGCGGTTCGAGCTGACGCCCGAGGGAGCCCTCCCGCCCCTCGGCCCGCTGGGCATTAAAGTCGCCTCCATGGATTTCTTCCTCCGCGAACACGCGCCCGTGCGGTGGAAGGGGTCGATCGAATTGAGTCCGGTCTGGTTGGGCATGTTGGAAATGAACGTTATTCGGGAATTGTTGGCGGACATTGCGTGGGGGGAACTCGATATCTTGCTCGCCGATCTCCCTCCAGGGGCCGCCGCGGACAAGCCGCCGGCCCTGGCCAATTTTCTTCCGGATCTTGACGGCGCCGTGATCATCACCACCCCGTCCGAGGTGACCACCGACGTGGTGCGAAAATCCGTCCTCTACGCGCGCGACGTGGGGATTCCGGTGATCGGCCTCATCGAGAATATGAGCGGGTATCACTGTCCTCAGTGTGGACACGAAAGCGATCTGTTTGCCGGCAGCGTGGAAGCGCTGGCCGCGGAGTTGGACGTGCCGCTGTTGGGCAAGATCCCGTTCGATCGGGACCTGAGCCAGCGATGCGACAGCGGTAACCCCTTGACCGATTCCAGTCATCCCATGGCCCGCCGATTTGACGAGATCGTCCAGCGGATCGTCGACTGTCTGAATTTCAGGGAGATCGTGGCGCAACGGTTGTAG
- a CDS encoding PCP reductase family protein, with product MKFVCMNCETFMLFQKVEKPGEGSLGVEFLCPSCKARFSMVTNPGETQMVQALGVKIGGRTTAPEAFELTRGTLKEGAECPVPGAAAMAAPAMTSGAVTSESGAGSCPFSSMVASMGAGGAEQSTALEWSAEALERLAKIPDFVRPTVKMEVEAYARQAGETFVTQAMLDKYKTAPGSLTWSSEASKRLENIPFFIRPMAKKEIERLAREEGRTEVTVEVMDHAKTAFAKFMGG from the coding sequence ATGAAGTTCGTGTGCATGAACTGCGAGACCTTCATGCTGTTTCAGAAGGTCGAGAAACCCGGCGAAGGGTCGCTCGGCGTGGAGTTTCTCTGTCCGTCGTGCAAGGCAAGGTTTTCGATGGTCACCAACCCCGGCGAGACCCAGATGGTCCAAGCCTTGGGCGTGAAAATCGGCGGACGCACCACGGCTCCCGAAGCGTTTGAATTGACCCGCGGCACGCTCAAAGAAGGCGCGGAGTGTCCGGTTCCCGGCGCAGCCGCAATGGCGGCTCCTGCGATGACCAGCGGAGCAGTCACGAGCGAGAGCGGGGCCGGGAGTTGTCCCTTTTCATCCATGGTGGCATCCATGGGCGCGGGTGGCGCCGAACAATCAACCGCGCTGGAATGGTCAGCCGAAGCTCTCGAGCGATTGGCCAAGATCCCGGACTTCGTGCGTCCGACCGTCAAGATGGAGGTCGAAGCCTATGCCCGCCAAGCAGGCGAGACGTTCGTGACGCAGGCCATGCTCGATAAATATAAAACCGCGCCCGGAAGCCTCACCTGGTCTTCCGAAGCCTCCAAGCGCCTGGAGAACATTCCCTTCTTCATCCGCCCGATGGCCAAAAAGGAGATCGAGCGCCTGGCGCGGGAAGAGGGCCGAACGGAGGTGACCGTCGAGGTCATGGACCACGCCAAGACGGCATTCGCGAAATTTATGGGCGGCTAA